A single window of Ananas comosus cultivar F153 linkage group 19, ASM154086v1, whole genome shotgun sequence DNA harbors:
- the LOC109724879 gene encoding peptidyl-prolyl cis-trans isomerase FKBP17-1, chloroplastic isoform X2: MGVVAAPAPALAPPPPPTPLPAPRPKPLTLGTTAARRSLLSSSSALLLSSVLLGPSSAAAAAAAPSPPPPPPPLGGFVEIPGSGGVKALELRAGSGQTPVDGDQVAIHYYGRLAAKQGWRFDSTYEHKDAMGEPVPFVFVVGSGKVISGIEEAVKSMRVGGVRRVIIPPSQGYQNTSQEPIPPNEL; the protein is encoded by the exons ATGGGCGTCGTAGCAGCTCCCGCCCCCGCGCtcgcccctcctcctcctccgacgccGCTCCCCGCGCCGCGTCCCAAACCCCTAACCCTAGGAACGACCGCCGCGAGGAGATCCCTCCTCTCGTCGTCCTCggccctcctcctctcctccgtcCTCCTCGGCCCGtcctccgcggcggcggcggcggcggcgccatctcctcctcctcctcctccgcccctaGGGGGCTTCGTTGAGATCCCGGGATCCGGCGGAGTGAAGGCCCTCGAGCTACGCGCTGGTTCGGGGCAAACCCCTGTCGATGGGGATCAG GTTGCAATACATTATTATGGGAGGCTGGCTGCGAAACAAGGATGGCGCTTTGACTCGACTTACGAGCACAAGGACGCGATGGGCGAACCCGTTCCCTTTGTGTTTGTTGTTGGATCGGGAAAA GTTATATCAGGAATTGAGGAAGCAGTGAAGTCCATGAGAGTAGGAGGTGTCCGTCGCGTGATTATTCCACCATCGCAAGGGTATCAGAACACATCGCAGGAGCCGATACCACCAAAT GAACTTTGA
- the LOC109724876 gene encoding putative E3 ubiquitin-protein ligase LIN-1 produces the protein MASSSSSLRDLLAQELSHPPKPRSRPNSATPKPRPPHSDLNHRPAPPRATAAASLPVSGDDDDRPIDAEAARAVTAILSGYAGRFLKDPSFRRGLRAKCAAATRPASADPSPALANLELAVDSVERLADEWDGPPRAAAAPAAVAPGDAKIRSLRNSVRLLGVVASLAAAPGKRGARTCGVPNAHLAACAHLYLSIIYKIERNDGVSARHLLKVFVEAPYLARNSLLPDLWDHFFLPHLLHLKIWYTKEVEIIRGWGSEDGDQRIKGLKSSYNDQMDVGTAQFALYYKEWLKVGAFRAPPLPSVPLPLRPVYAEPLGKRSASLSRGSISRNLYRVVFGLEHEEDIRDEEVIDDINVAGERYSGSKESRFSLGNLVHSDTRLQEGEFKHSEENPAPEAAPTPRKSYSFRLLSCRSDLNVGTIHSQPNSKQESTQVAREPENNEQITTLERAIALISKSDDLKKCESAVRVIAKAWLDSCGDSTIEIALFSSSLIEGLLEVAFTSKDEQVLELAISTLAELVSKNEANRQVVLNADPQLEVFLRLFRSKKLFLKAAAVLYLIKPKAKQMLSLDWIPLVLRVLDCGDQIQTLFNVKCSPKAAAFYFLDQLLMGFNVDRNVENAKQTVALGGLDLLMKRFEMGNARERRSCGSLLAACIRAEGRCRHYLADNIKKESIVQLLMGNQLKSSGSALTLLSELVCLNRPTQIIKFLKELKNNGCLNTMHVLLVYLQQAPIAQCPVAAAILLQLDLLGDHLQYSVYREEGIDAIIVALEQNLLNKKIQEQCARALSLLAMRFSCSGKAMTEAWLLRRAGLDDSSDGSFSKEEMLGDKNARMEEEKVTDEWLKKLATILLTSGNKRLLVALSNCIAEGIPNLARSCLVTVAWVSNSLSLLNGCSNNFQPLVCSILAPQLFECLSYDRALEERVLASLSLLNFARHPECLPKLFPMDKETIASLRDLAEVTWTAKELLFACCR, from the exons ATGGcgtcgtcctcttcctctctccgcGACCTCCTAGCCCAAGAGCTCTCCCACCCCCCAAAACCCCGTAGTAGACCCAACTCCGCAACACCCAAACCCCGTCCTCCCCACTCCGACCTCAACCACCGCCCCGCGCCTCcgcgcgccaccgccgccgcgtcGCTCCCCGTctccggcgacgacgacgaccgcCCTATCGACGCGGAGGCCGCGCGCGCCGTCACCGCCATCCTCTCCGGCTACGCCGGGCGGTTCCTAAAAGACCCGTCTTTCCGCCGCGGCCTCCGCGCCAAGTGCGCCGCCGCCACCCGCCCCGCCTCCGCCGACCCCTCCCCCGCGCTCGCCAACCTCGAGCTCGCCGTCGACAGCGTCGAGCGCCTCGCCGATGAGTGGGACGggccgccgcgcgccgccgccgcccccgccgcggTTGCTCCGGGGGACGCGAAGATCCGATCTTTGCGCAACTCGGTGCGCCTGCTCGGCGTCGTCGCTTCGCTCGCCGCCGCGCCTGGGAAGCGCGGGGCGCGCACCTGCGGCGTCCCCAACGCGCACCTCGCCGCGTGCGCCCACCTCTACCTCTCTATTATCTACAAGATCGAGCGCAACGATGGGGTTTCGGCGCGCCACCTCCTCAAGGTGTTCGTTGAAGCGCCTTACCTCGCGCGCAACTCCCTGCTCCCCGATCTATGGGACCACTTCTTCCTCCCCCACTTGCTTCATCTCAAAATTTGGTACACTAAGGAAGTGGAGATCATCCGGGGATGGGGTTCAGAGGATGGAGATCAGCGGATCAAGGGTTTGAAGAGCTCTTATAATGATCAGATGGACGTGGGCACCGCTCAGTTCGCTTTGTACTACAAGGAATGGCTTAAAGTTGGAGCCTTTAGGGCTCCTCCTCTCCCTTCGGTGCCGCTCCCCTTGAGGCCTGTTTATGCAGAGCCCTTGGGGAAGAGATCAGCTTCGTTGTCGAGGGGCTCCATTAGCAGAAACTT GTATAGAGTGGTTTTTGGCCTGGAGCACGAAGAAGATATCAGGGACGAAGAGGTGATTGATGACATTAATGTAGCGGGTGAGAGATATTCGGGTTCTAAAGAAAGCAGATTCAGCCTTGGGAACCTTGTTCAT AGTGATACGAGGCTTCAAGAAGGGGAATTCAAACATTCAGAAGAGAACCCAGCTCCCGAAGCGGCACCAACTCCCCGCAAGTCCTACTCATTCCGACTATTATCGTGCCGCAGTGACTTAAATGTAGGTACAATCCATAGCCAACCGAATTCAAAGCAGGAATCAACTCAAGTTGCCAGAGAACCAGAAAACAATGAGCAAATAACAACTCTAGAAAGAGCAATTGCTTTGATTTCAAAATCAGATGATCTTAAAAAATGTGAATCAGCTGTGCGTGTTATTGCCAAAGCATGGTTGGACTCGTGCGGAGACTCTACCATAGAGATAGCACTATTCTCGTCTAGCTTAATTGAAGGGCTTTTAGAGGTGGCTTTCACTTCTAAAGATGAGCAGGTATTAGAATTGGCAATTTCTACACTGGCCGAGCTAGTCTCAAAGAATGAGGCAAATAGACAAGTAGTACTGAATGCAGACCCACAACTTGAGGTTTTCTTGCGATTATTCAGAAGCAAGAAGTTGTTCTTAAAAGCAGCAGCAGTGCTCTATCTGATTAAGCCAAAGGCTAAACAGATGCTATCCTTGGACTGGATACCGCTGGTGTTGCGTGTCCTGGACTGCGGGGATCAGATACAGACTTTATTTAATGTAAAATGCAGTCCGAAAGCAGCAGCTTTCTACTTCTTAGATCAGCTTCTTATGGGTTTTAACGTGGATAGAAATGTCGAGAATGCGAAACAAACGGTTGCTCTTGGTGGGTTGGATCTACTgatgaaaagatttgaaatggGCAACGCTCGTGAGAGAAGAAGCTGTGGGTCTCTCTTAGCTGCATGCATTCGAGCAGAAGGGAGGTGTCGGCATTACTTGGCTGATAATATAAAGAAGGAATCCATTGTTCAGCTTCTTATGGGTAACCAACTAAAGTCCAGTGGCAGCGCCCTTACCTTGCTGAGTGAGCTAGTCTGTCTTAACAG GCCAACTCAGATCATCAAGTTCTTAAAGGAGCTGAAGAATAATGGTTGCCTGAACACAATGCATGTCCTGTTGGTCTATCTCCAGCAAGCTCCAATCGCACAATGCCCAGTGGCTGCAGCAATTCTGTTACAGCTTGATCTTCTG GGAGATCATTTGCAGTACAGTGTTTATCGAGAAGAAGGAATTGATGCTATAATTGTGGCACTGGAACAAAATTTACTCAACAAGAAAATACAAGAACAATGTGCAAGAGCTCTTTCACTCTTGGCAATGCGCTTTTCTTGCTCGGGCAAGGCGATGACAGAGGCATGGCTACTTAGGAGAGCAGGTTTAGATGATAGCTCCGACGGTTCCTTCAGTAAAGAAGAGATGCTTGGAGATAAAAATGCAAGAATG gaagaagaaaaggtaaCAGATGAGTGGCTGAAGAAATTAGCAACCATCTTGCTAACTAGCGGCAATAAGCGGCTGTTGGTTGCTCTATCAAATTGCATAGCTGAGGGGATTCCAAATTTGGCGCGATCATGCCTTGTTACAGTCGCGTGGGTGAGCAACTCACTCTCCTTATTGAATGGTTGTAGTAACAATTTCCAACCCTTAGTGTGCTCCATTCTCGCCCCGCAACTGTTCGAGTGCTTGAGCTACGATAGAGCACTTGAAGAGAGGGTGCTTGCTTCACTATCACTGCTTAACTTTGCGAGACACCCAG AGTGCCTCCCTAAGCTTTTTCCGATGGATAAAGAGACTATCGCCTCATTGCGAGACCTCGCTGAAGTGACATGGACCGCAAAAGAGCTTCTATTCGCCTGTTGCAGATAA
- the LOC109724878 gene encoding alkaline ceramidase 3-like: protein MDGSMVSSFWGPVTSTIELCEENYARSSYIAEFYNTLSNIPCIILALVGLINALRQRFEKRFSVLHISNMILATGSMIFHATLQHVLQQSDETPMVWEMLLYIYVLYSPDWHYRSTMPTFLFLYGAAFAVAHALFHFRIVFKLHYIALCLLCIPRMYKYYIQTRDAAAKRLAKLYVATISLGTLFWLFDRICCKKFSKWYFNPQGHAWWHVLMGFNSYFANTFLMFCRAQQLGWEPKVVYLFGIFPYVKVHKPKKQE, encoded by the exons ATGGATGGTTCAATGGTATCAAGCTTTTGGGGCCCAGTTACATCCACGATTGAGTTGTGTGAGGAGAACTATGCACGTTCCTCGTATATTGCAGAATTTTATAATACCCTATCAAATATTCCTTGCATTATTCTGGCACTAGTTGGCCTTATAAATGCCCTGCGGCAACGATTTGAGAAGCGGTTTAGCGTCCTTCATATATCCAATATGATACTCGCAACTGGGAGCATGATATTCCACGCCACATTACAACATGT ACTACAGCAAAGTGATGAGACACCAATGGTATGGGAAATGCTATTATACATATACGTACTTTACTCACCGGATTGGCACTATAGAAGCACCATGCCCACTTTCCTCTTCCTTTACGGCGCTGCCTTTGCAGTCGCCCATGCTCTATTCCATTTCCGAATAGTATTCAAATTACACTACATCGCCTTGTGCCTTCTCTGCATTCCGCGCATGTACAAGTACTACATACAAACCAGAGACGCAGCCGCAAAGAGGCTCGCCAAGCTCTATGTGGCGACAATAAGTCTTGGAACTCTATTTTGGTTATTCGATCGCATATGTTGCAAGAAATTCTCTAAATGGTACTTTAACCCGCAAGGCCATGCATGGTGGCATGTTTTGATGGGCTTCAACTCATACTTTGCGAACACTTTTCTCATGTTTTGTCGGGCTCAGCAACTCGGATGGGAGCCCAAGGTAGTATATCTTTTTGGGATCTTCCCTTATGTTAAGGTTCATAAGCCAAAGAAGCAGGAGTGA
- the LOC109725022 gene encoding porphobilinogen deaminase, chloroplastic: protein MAWPISMRSPATHHPLLTSPSHLLRRPASPTGLRPSRSRSPRRRTMASNAAVAVEQETQAKVSLLRIGTRGSPLALAQAYETRDKLMATHPELAEHGAIEIIIIKTTGDKILNQPLADIGGKGLFTKEIDEALLEGRIDIAVHSMKDVPTYVPDGMILPCNLPREDVRDAFISLTASSLAELPAGSVVGSASLRRQSQILHRYPSLKVENFRGNVQTRLKKLNEGIVHATLLALAGLKRLNMTENLTAILSVEEMLPAIAQGAIGIACRSDDDKMINYLSSLNHEETRLAVACERAFLETLDGSCRTPIAGYACRDNDGNCTFRGLVASPDGTRVLETTQTGLYEYDVMVAMGKDAGKELLSKAGQDFFDW from the exons ATGGCGTGGCCCATCTCCATGAGATCCCCTGCTACCCACCACCCTCTCCTCACTTCTCCCTCTCATCTTCTTCGCCGCCCCGCCTCGCCTACTGGGCTCCGCCCATCCCGCTCGAGAAGCCCTAGAAGAAGGACCATGGCCAGTAACGCGGCCGTGGCCGTGGAGCAGGAGACCCAGGCCAAGGTCTCCCTGTTGAGGATTGGGACCAGAGGGAG TCCTTTAGCCCTCGCACAAGCTTACGAAACTCGAGACAAACTGATGGCAACCCACCCAGAATTGGCAGAGCACGGAGCTATCGAGATAATAATCATCAAAACCACGGGTGACAAAATACTGAATCAACCGCTAGCTGATATTGGCGGAAAAGGCTTATTCACGAAGGAGATCGATGAGGCTCTCTTGGAAGGTAGAATCGACATTGCAGTTCATTCGATGAAGGACGTCCCCACGTATGTCCCTGATGGAATGATTTTGCCGTGCAATTTACCAAGAGAAGATGTCAGGGATGCTTTTATAAGCTTGACTGCAAGTTCTCTTGCTGAGCTTCCGGCTGGAAGTGTTGTTGGAAGTGCTTCCTTAAGAAGACAGTCTCAAATCCTCCATAGATATCCATCCTTAAAG GTTGAAAACTTCAGAGGAAATGTTCAGACGAGACTGAAGAAGCTGAATGAGGGAATAGTCCATGCAACATTATTGGCCCTAGCCGGGCTCAAGCGGCTAAATATGACTGAAAATCTCACAGCTATACTATCTGTGGAAGAAATGCTTCCTGCAATTGCTCAAGGTGCTATCGGAATAGCCTGTAGAAGCGACGATGATAAAATG ATTAACTATTTATCTTCTCTGAATCATGAGGAGACCAGATTAGCTGTTGCTTGTGAAAGGGCATTCCTTGAGACACTTGATGGTTCCTGTCGAACTCCGATCGCTGGCTATGCTTGTCGTGATAATGACGGGAACTGTACATTTAGAGGTTTGGTCGCTTCACCCGATGGTACTCGAG TATTGGAGACAACGCAAACAGGGCTATACGAGTATGATGTTATGGTCGCAATGGGCAAAGATGCCGGGAAGGAATTGCTTTCGAAGGCCGGCCAGGACTTCTTCGATTGGTAG
- the LOC109724877 gene encoding molybdenum cofactor sulfurase, with translation MARTKEEFLKQFGEGYGYPDAPRNIDAMRALDFKRLEGLVYLDHAGATLYSEAQMGDVAKELANSVYGNPHSQSDSSMATSDVVAAARLQVLNYLNASPRNYKCIFTSGATAALKLVGECFPWSRESCYMYTMENHNSVLGIREYALNKGATALAVDIEEVEPHDLRDETHESSIRILKHAVQRRVEDLVPQNLQNGKLSGNVYNLFAFPSECNFSGQKFPLDLVKVIKEDGGKILGVPSHQRNCWMVLIDAAKGCSTEPPDLARYPADFVVFSFYKIFGYPTGLGALVVRNEAARLLTKTYFGGGTVSASIADIDFVRRRESIEQVLEDGTLSFLAIASIRHGFKIVDSLTKSAIVRHTKSLAAYARNMMVGLKHGNGSNVCTIYGRETSKVLSSTYGPTISFNLKREDGSWFGYREVEKLASLSGIHLRTGCFCNPGACGKYLGLSHSDLISNFEAGHVCWDDNDILNGKPTGAVRISFGYMSTYEDAEKFLNFLETSFVSKPKDGYQSSLKALHSLSIANQQEVRPVQLKSITVYPVKSLQGFSVHSWPLSNIGLKYDREWLLRGLSGEILTQKKVPEMCSIRTFIDLELQAMYIESPHCKEKLLISLPKHSRSLNEEMDVYGQRYEVQTYDDEVNMWFTKALGRPCTFVRCSNSKNRSFMNKIGREGLCRYTSSKLNFSNEGQLLLISEESLFDLNSRLNANFGKDISGSRQPVHVDAARFRPNLVISCSEPYVEDSWSSLQIGKAHFSSLGGCNRCEMINIDQQFGRVRKTKEPLATLASYRRKQGKILFGILLRYEDSVKEGEDEIVEEKWLQVGQGVYPSVD, from the exons atgGCGAGGACGAAGGAGGAGTTCCTGAAGCAGTTCGGCGAGGGCTACGGGTACCCTGATGCTCCCCGCAACATCGACGCGATGCGAGCCCTCGATTTCAAGCGATTGGAAG GGTTGGTTTACTTGGACCACGCCGGAGCCACGCTCTACTCGGAGGCGCAGATGGGGGATGTTGCTAAGGAGCTCGCCAACAGTGTCTATGGGAACCCTC ATAGTCAAAGTGATTCGAGTATGGCCACCAGTGACGTAGTTGCCGCAGCACGCCTGCAGGTCCTTAACTATTTAAATGCAAGTCCAAGAAACTACAAATGCATATTTACTTCTGGGGCAACGGCAGCTTTGAAACTCGTCGGCGAGTGTTTTCCTTGGAGCAGGGAAAGCTGTTACATGTACACGATGGAAAACCATAACAGTGTGCTTGGGATTAGAGA ATATGCTCTTAATAAGGGAGCAACTGCTCTTGCTGTTGATATCGAAGAGGTTGAGCCTCATGATCTACGTGACGAAACTCATGAATCTTCTATTAGGATCTTGAAACACGCAGTGCAGAGGAGAGTTGAAGATTTAGTACCACAAAATTTGCAGAATGGCAAGCTTTctg GAAATGTATACAATTTGTTTGCATTCCCATCAGAGTGCAATTTCTCAGGTCAGAAGTTTCCTCTTGATTTGGTTAAGGTCATCAAAGAAGATGGTGGGAAAATTTTAGGAGTCCCATCACACCAACG GAATTGCTGGATGGTGCTAATAGATGCTGCAAAAGGATGTTCAACTGAACCACCAGATCTAGCTAGGTATCCGGCCGATTTTGTcgtcttttctttttataag ATATTCGGTTATCCAACTGGTCTAGGAGCGCTTGTCGTTCGAAATG AGGCAGCCAGGTTGTTAACAAAAACATACTTTGGTGGAG GCACAGTATCTGCTTCAATTGCTGATATTGACTTTGTCCGAAGAAGAGAGAGCATTGAGCAAGTGCTTGAAGATGGAACTCTGTCATTCTTGGCCATAGCTTCTATTCGTCATGGCTTCAAGATAGTTGATTCATTGACTAAATCTGCTATTGTCAG ACATACAAAGTCTCTTGCCGCTTACGCAAGGAACATGATGGTGGGCTTAAAGCATGGTAATGGATCGAATGTTTGCACAATCTATGGAAGAGAAACTTCAAAG GTATTATCTTCAACATATGGTCCCACAATTTCATTCAATTTGAAAAGGGAAGATGGCTCCTGGTTTGGATACCGTGAAGTGGAAAAGTTGGCTTCATTATCAGGCATTCATTTGCGT ACAGGCTGCTTCTGCAACCCTGGTGCATGTGGCAAATATCTTGGTTTGTCTCATTCAGATTTGATTTCCAACTTTGAG GCTGGGCATGTTTGCTGGGATGATAATGACATATTAAACGGAAAACCAACTGGTGCTGTTAGGATATCTTTTGGTTATATGTCAACATATGAAGACGCTGAG aaatttttgaattttttggaaACTTCTTTTGTATCCAAGCCCAAAGACGGATATCAATCAAGTTTGAAGgcacttcattcattaa GTATTGCAAATCAGCAGGAAGTAAGACCCGTTCAACTAAAATCCATCACAGTTTACCCTGTGAAGTCTTTACAAGGATTCAGTGTGCATAGCTGGCCTCTCAGTAATATTG GTTTAAAATATGATCGAGAATGGCTTCTTCGAGGTCTGAGTGGTGAAATTTTGACTCAGAAAAAG GTTCCAGAAATGTGCTCCATTCGTACATTTATCGACTTGGAACTTCAGGCAATGTACATAGAATCTCCACATTGCAAAGAGAAACTACTAATTTCTCTACCAAAACATTCGCGAAGCTTAAATGAAGAAATGGATGTCTATGGTCAAAG ATATGAGGTGCAGACTTATGATGATGAGGTTAATATGTGGTTCACTAAAGCCCTTGGTCGTCCTTGTACCTTTGTGAGATGTTCAAATTCCAAGAACCGCTCTTTCATGAACAAGATTGGAAGAGAAGGTCTATGCAGATATACATCGAGCAAACTGAATTTCTCTAATGAGGGACAGTTATTACTAATATCTGAAGAGAGCCTTTTTGATCTGAACAGCCGCTTAAATGCAA ATTTTGGAAAAGATATCTCTGGGTCTAGGCAGCCAGTACACGTTGATGCTGCGAGATTTCGCCCAAATCTCGTAATTTCATGTTCAGAACCTTATGTTGAGGATAGCTGGAGCAGCCTTCAAATCGGAAAAGCACATTTTAGT TCACTGGGAGGATGTAACCGCTGTGAGATGATTAATATCGATCAGCAATTTGGGCGAGTTCGGAAAACGAAGGAGCCTCTAGCAACTTTAGCATCCTATAGACGAAAACAG GGAAAGATTCTATTCGGTATCTTGTTAAGATATGAAGATAGTgtcaaggaaggagaagatgaaaTTGTTGAAGAAAAGTGGCTTCAAGTTGGACAAGGCGTTTATCCGTCTGTTGATTAA
- the LOC109725295 gene encoding ribonuclease H2 subunit C: MEDERSSPRVSPPATTTTSAAAHGGGVAGTIRLRRSPPPPSAADAIGGVHLLPCSIKHNGPCAISHYFKPRTTDVEVDGLSVEEAFFRGRKLLGATVPIPDGYRGYILERKKLGKGKDAEGSTDGDFSSWASRAEFRSVTYWDHDILPSTDDPLLRCFHWFPVANALHKPVTAEELAKASKAVQDKKQLN; the protein is encoded by the exons ATGGAGGACGAGCGCAGTAGCCCTAGGGTTTCTCCTCCGGCGACCACCACCACGTCCGCCGCCGCCCACGGAGGAGGAGTCGCCGGAACGATCCGCCTCCGCCGTAGCCCGCCGCCTCCTTCCGCCGCGGACGCCATCGGCGGCGTCCACCTCCTCCCCTGCTCCATCAAGCACAACGGGCCCTGCGCCATTTCCCACTACTTCAAGCCTCGGACAACGG ATGTGGAGGTGGACGGATTGAGCGTGGAGGAGGCTTTCTTCAGAGGGAGGAAGTTGCTGGGCGCCACCGTCCCCATACCCGATGGCTATCGCG GATATATATTGGAGAGGAAGAAACTGGGGAAGGGAAAGGATGCGGAAGGCTCGACGGATGGGGATTTCAGTAGTTGGGCATCACGTGCCGAGTTTCGTAGCGTAACGTATTGGGATCATGACATTCTCCCTTCGACGGATGACCCTCTCCTTCGGTGCTTCCATTGGTTTCCTGTTGCCAATGCG CTGCACAAGCCAGTTACTGCCGAGGAGTTGGCTAAAGCCTCAAAAGCTGTTCAGGACAAGAAACAGCTAAACTGA
- the LOC109724879 gene encoding peptidyl-prolyl cis-trans isomerase FKBP17-1, chloroplastic isoform X1 yields the protein MGVVAAPAPALAPPPPPTPLPAPRPKPLTLGTTAARRSLLSSSSALLLSSVLLGPSSAAAAAAAPSPPPPPPPLGGFVEIPGSGGVKALELRAGSGQTPVDGDQVAIHYYGRLAAKQGWRFDSTYEHKDAMGEPVPFVFVVGSGKVISGIEEAVKSMRVGGVRRVIIPPSQGYQNTSQEPIPPNFFDRQRLFTTIFNPTRLANGEGSTLGTLIFDIELLSVRRP from the exons ATGGGCGTCGTAGCAGCTCCCGCCCCCGCGCtcgcccctcctcctcctccgacgccGCTCCCCGCGCCGCGTCCCAAACCCCTAACCCTAGGAACGACCGCCGCGAGGAGATCCCTCCTCTCGTCGTCCTCggccctcctcctctcctccgtcCTCCTCGGCCCGtcctccgcggcggcggcggcggcggcgccatctcctcctcctcctcctccgcccctaGGGGGCTTCGTTGAGATCCCGGGATCCGGCGGAGTGAAGGCCCTCGAGCTACGCGCTGGTTCGGGGCAAACCCCTGTCGATGGGGATCAG GTTGCAATACATTATTATGGGAGGCTGGCTGCGAAACAAGGATGGCGCTTTGACTCGACTTACGAGCACAAGGACGCGATGGGCGAACCCGTTCCCTTTGTGTTTGTTGTTGGATCGGGAAAA GTTATATCAGGAATTGAGGAAGCAGTGAAGTCCATGAGAGTAGGAGGTGTCCGTCGCGTGATTATTCCACCATCGCAAGGGTATCAGAACACATCGCAGGAGCCGATACCACCAAAT TTCTTTGATCGGCAGAGGCTGTTTACCACTATATTCAACCCGACTCGCCTAGCGAATGGAGAAGGTTCTACTCTTGGTACTCTCATCTTTGACATCGAACTTTTGAGTGTGAGAAGGCCATGA
- the LOC109725080 gene encoding protein JASON-like produces the protein MKRSKCRAIKAALGFLESVLMGCFFACFRIKDDERRKTPPRQISISSNGGDNLLSKNNLGSVFLSEDKDIEECGSPCGFNPNQSFQEVFDDDNINGDLKREAKYLKSCGAISETPAEIRKTLSKTVVRNSNEDDSSPESFSFHQKSSYKELQLDVQCNEVSDVPPQLEENSSSPEMLLEGSVSDKNQIPRAGMNEIELRFKSDNFDKSPSPNDIKIQQPYASDSPYPTPLILTDEMQTPATIHPSRIENTRTGKRARIRTQYAYPVLKPIDNLPHRKSLSENSSCTKKLVPNAISPVSKDSEVSKTRRSVFATPNNKENLGKENANNNEEPLYANSNNRAQQISHSKDEVIDAPNLLVPSFSQWLKPTTLKDEKEDIMDIKESYDVDRPIIGIFDENWRDDGCTRESPKCWDRNGIPNSTTKYKEDQKVSWHATPFEERLEKALSDEKLFPQRKQLGGRLIELEEVNEECGSPASQ, from the exons ATGAAGCGATCGAAGTGTCGGGCGATCAAGGCGGCTCTAGGGTTCCTCGAGTCCGTGCTCATGGGGTGCTTCTTCGCGTGCTTTAGAATCAAGGACGACGAGCGGAGGAAGACCCCTCCGCGTCAGATTTCGATCTCTTCGAACGGTGGG GATAATCTCTTGTCGAAGAACAATCTCGGATCGGTGTTTCTGAGTGAGGATAAAG ACATCGAAGAATGTGGTTCTCCATGCGGGTTTAACCCGAATCAAAGTTTTCAGGAGGTTTTTGATGATGACAACATCAATGGGGATCTCAAACGTGAG GCCAAGTACCTCAAATCTTGTGGTGCAATATCGGAAACTCCTGCGGAAATACGGAAAACTTTGAGCAAAACAGTCGTTAGAAATTCTAATGAGGATGACTCGTCTCCGGAATCCTTCTCATTCCATCAAAAATCATCTTATAAGGAACTTCAGCTGGATGTACAGTGTAATGAAGTGTCTGATGTTCCACCACAGCTAGAAGAAAACTCGAGTTCTCCAGAAATGTTATTGGAAGG ATCCGTGTCTGATAAAAACCAGATTCCAAGGGCTGGTATGAATGAAATTGAATTACGGTTTAAAAGTGATAATTTTGACAAATCCCCCTCTCCGAATGACATCAAAATTCAGCAACCCTATGCTAGTGATTCTCCTTATCCAACTCCTCTGATTTTGACCGATGAAATGCAAACTCCCGCAACAATTCACCCGTCCCGCATCGAAAACACTAGGACCGGGAAGCGTGCTAGGATCCGCACTCAGTATGCTTATCCTGTCCTGAAACCTATAGACAATTTACCACACCGGAAATCACTAAGCGAAAACTCATCTTGTACAAAGAAGCTAGTACCAAATGCAATCTCTCCTGTGTCTAAAGATTCAGAGGTTTCTAAGACAAGAAGGTCAGTGTTTGCAACTCCAAATAACAAGGAAAACCTAGGCAAGGAGAATGCCAATAATAATGAGGAGCCTCTCTATGCCAATAGTAATAATCGTGCACAGCAAATTTCGCACAGCAAAGATGAAGTTATAGACGCTCCAAACCTTCTTGTTCCGAGCTTTTCTCAATGGCTGAAGCCGACGACTCTGAAGGATGAGAAAGAGGATATTATGGACATTAAAGAGAGCTATGATGTGGATAGACCTATTATTGGGATTTTCGATGAAAACTGGAGGGACGATGGGTGTACTCGTGAATCGCCCAAATGTTGGGATCGAAATGGAATTCCAAATTCGACGACCAAATACAAGGAG gATCAGAAGGTTAGTTGGCATGCTACCCCTTTTGAAGAAAGGCTAGAGAAGGCTTTGTCAGATGAGAAATTATTCCCTCAAAG GAAGCAACTGGGAGGAAGACTAATTGAGCTCGAGGAAGTAAACGAAGAGTGCGGTTCACCAGCTTCGCAGTAA